Proteins from one Limanda limanda chromosome 4, fLimLim1.1, whole genome shotgun sequence genomic window:
- the rbck1 gene encoding ranBP-type and C3HC4-type zinc finger-containing protein 1 — MASEVAPTVNLKEAEELALSLSDALSAGNSQEAVELCQRLSQLSVPVSVSVSKPAYPQDAIRLKVGVEDAQSDNFIPTTVVVSADMTIAQLKDQFSLDFGFPPTLQRWVIGKRLAQDRETLYSHGVRESGDQVFLFILSAQTAHLTRYQYKLDQDQQRIDGIVDSMALFQPFPKGGVGEKTAPPPKPLQTAPPPKPQQTAPPQAKPRTAPRPTVAPKPQFGWTCTQCTYVNKPTRPGCEICGGEKPEDYEVPAVYQPDLQEVLWIQQEELAMLQYEKTQREERENNYLHFLATEEQNLIPNTTETECPICFSTLEPGDGIVLRECLHTFCRECLQGMIVNSQDAEVSCPDKCDSKILDREIRALLSDEEHQRFLELRLSIAESRAEHSFHCQTPNCRGWCVYEDEVNEFLCELCMETNCILCRAIHEDMNCKDYQDDLRIRAENDLAAQQTKQMLESMLQNGEAMKCPTCDVIVQKKDGCDWICCLMCRTEICWVTKQARWGPNGTGDTSGGCRCRVNNQACHPNCKNCH; from the exons ATGGCCTCTGAAGTTGCACCGACAGTCAATCTGAAAGAGG CGGAGGAACTCGCCCTCTCTCTGAGCGACGCCCTCAGCGCTGGGAATAGTCAGGAAGCAGTGGAGCTCTGCCAGAGGCTGTCACAGCTGTCTGTCCCCGTGTCCGTCAGCGTCAGCAAACCGGCCTACCCGCAGGACGCCATCAG GTTGAAAGTTGGAGTGGAGGATGCTCAGTCAGACAACTTCATCCCGACGACCGTTGTGGTTTCTGCTGATATGACAATTGCACAACTCAAAGACCAG TTCAGCCTTGACTTCGGGTTCCCGCCCACGCTGCAGCGCTGGGTGATAGGCAAGCGGTTGGCTCAGGACCGGGAGACGCTGTACAGCCACGGCGTTCGTGAGAGTGGAGACCAGGTCTTCCTGTTCATCCTCTCGGCCCAAACCGCTCACCTCACACGCTATCAATACAAACTGGACCAGGACCAGCAACGCATAGACg GCATCGTGGATTCAATGGCATTGTTCCAGCCTTTCCCCAAAGGAGGTGTTGGTGAGaagactgctcctcctccaaaGCCTCTGcagactgctcctcctccaaaGCCTCAGcagactgctcctcctcaggctAAACCCAGGACTGCCCCTCGCCCTACTGTGGCTCCTAAACCTCAG tttggctGGACCTGCACTCAGTGCACGTACGTGAACAAACCAACTCGTCCCGGCTGCGAGATATGTGGAGGGGAAAAGCCAGAGGATTATGAGGTGCCTGCCGTCTACCAGCCCGACCTGCAGGAGGTTCTATGGATTCAGCAGGAAGAGCTGGCCATGTTGCAATATGAGAAG ACTCAGCGGGAAGAGCGAGAGAACAACTACCTGCACTTTTTGGCAACAGAAGAACAGAATCTGATCCCTaacaccacagagacagaaTGTCCCATCTGCTTCTCCACTCTGGAGCCGGGAGACGGCATCGTGCTCCGAGAGTGCCTGCACACCTTCTGCAG GGAGTGCCTACAAGGGATGATAGTGAACAGTCAAGATGCAGAGGTGTCGTGTCCTGACAAATGTGACAGTAAAATACTGGACCGAGAAATCCGAGCG CTGCTCTCCGATGAAGAGCATCAGCGTTTCCTGGAGCTGCGTCTGAGCATCGCAGAGAGCCGCGCCGAGCACAGCTTCCACTGCCAGACACCCAACTGTCGGGGGTGGTGCGTCTACGAGGACGAGGTCAACGAGTTCCTGTGTGAACTCTGCATGGAAACCAACTGCATCCTCTGCAGG GCCATCCATGAAGACATGAATTGCAAGGACTACCAGGATGACCTGCGCATCCGGGCAGAGAACGACCTGGCGGCTCAGCAAACTAAGCAGATGTTGGAG AGCATGCTGCAGAATGGCGAGGCCATGAAATGCCCGACGTGCGATGTCATCGTCCAGAAGAAGGACGGCTGCGATTGGATCTGCTGTTTGATGTGCAGGACAGAAATCTGTTGGGTCACCAAACAAGCTCGCTGGGGACCGAAT GGCACTGGCGACACATCAGGTGGATGCAGATGTCGGGTCAATAATCAGGCGTGCCATCCCAACTGCAAGAATTGCCACTGA